The sequence TCTGTCGGATGCGGTTCCCTGGTTAAAGTCAACTTTTATTCTGACTTCATCTTCTTTAAGTATTTCTTTTGCCTTTTCCTCGTCAAAGTTTAATGCGGCGCCGCTTTTGCATACCAAAAGGTCTCCGATGTATATGTCAACCAGATTGGGGTCAAAATCCGCACCGGAATAACCGACAGCCGTTATGATTCTTCCCCAGTTTGCATCCTCACCGAAAATGGCTGTTTTTACAAGGGGGGATTTGGCAATTGCGCTTACTGCTTTGTAAGCATCTTCAGCACTTTTTGCACCTTCGGCGACAACTTCAATAAGCTTGGTCGCCCCTTCTCCGTCTTTTGCTATCATTTTGGAAAGGTGTGTACAGACGTATTCAAGGGCGGATTTGAAAGTGGAATAGTCAATATCCTCCTTGACAATATTTTCATTGTTTGCTTTTCCGTTGGCAAGGATGACAACCATGTCGCAAACACTGGTGTCTCCGTCAACCGATACCCGGTTGAAAGTATGGGATATTACATCTTTGAGCGCTTTGTCCAGCAGTTCTCTGGAAATATTTGCATCCGTTGTTATGACTCCTATCATTGTTGCCATATTGGGATGTATCATTCCTGAGCCTTTTGCCATGGCTCCCATTCTTACTTTTTGCCCCTGAATTTCAAATTCCACGGCAATTTCCTTTAAAACAAGGTCTGTGGTCATAATAGCCTCAGCCGCATCGTGACCGCCTTCTTCGGAAAGTTTTGAAATTGCCTCCTTTATACCGGAACGCACCTTCGGCATGTCAAGCGGCATTCCGATAACTCCCGTGGAACCGACAAGGACGTTTTTGGCATCACAATTTAGAAGCTGAGCGGCAAGAGAAGCCATTTCCTCCGCATCTTTGTAGCCCTGTTCTCCGAGACAGGCATTGGCATTACCGCTGTTTATGACCAATGCCCGGGCATGGCCGCTTTTTATATGCTGCATGGTAAGCTGGAGCGAATGTCCTTTTACAACATTTTTTGTAAATACTCCGGCGGCAACTGCCAAGTCACTGGAGCAAACAACTGCGATGTCCTTTTTTTGGTTGTTTTTAAGCCCGCAGGCGACTCCTGCGGCTTTAAACCCTTTTGGGGCCGTAACTCCTCCATCTATTATGTTTATCATTTCTTTCACTCCGTTTTTTATTAGATTTATATTGAAATTTTTTGTATTTTGTTTGGTATGGTTGGTATTTATATGACAGATTATATAATTTTATTTATTAGTATTCAATAGAATCGTTGTTTTTAGTTTAATATTTTTTTAGTAATTTCACAAACAAAAAAAGGGTATTTAGACCTATTTTTATAGAGAGCGAACAGTAGTATAATTAAAATACACCCCCCTAACTTCAACTTCTGTTTTACTGTTCGGATGATGATGAAGCTGTTCCCTTTAATTCCAGATAAAAATAATTGAAATAAAGCCGGCTAAAGGTTATAATAATGAAGATTCACCACAGTATAATGCATATGTCCGTTGCCTATACTTCCCAACTGTTTTATAACGCTGTTAAGCACATATAAAAAAGGGTATTAAAATATTAAGAAACGGTTTTAATATTAAATAGCTTTAAATAGCTTATGTACCGGGAATTTTGCGGAAATTGTTACGGCTTGTTATACTATTGAGGAAAAAGTATAGATAAAGCATTCTGTTCAGCACAGCATAAAATGCGAACCTTTGCGGCTTGTAAGTTTGAATGAGGTTTGTCGGCAGATTTAGAGTTTTGCTGAAAGCTTCAAATAATAGTAAGGGGATGGTCAAATGTCCGAAGCAAAGAAAGTTATAAAAAAACAGGTCTTACCGTTGCTGCCTCTCAGAGGGTTGACAGTGTTTCCCTATATGATTTTGCATTTTGACGTTGGAAGAATAAAGTCGATTAAAGCTTTGGAAGAAGCGATGATAAACAACCAGTTGATTTTCCTGGTTGCCCAAAAGGATGCAAAGAATGATTCACCCGGACCGGAAGATATTTATACCATTGGTACAATATCAAAAGTAAAACAGCTGTTAAAGCTTCCGGGAGACACGATAAGGGTTTTGGTGGAAGGAATAAGCCGGGCTGAAATATGTGAGTTTACCCAGACAGAGCCCTTTTTCATGGCTGAGGTTGAAGAAAAAATATATGTTGAAGAAGACAAAAACAGCAAGACGGAAATAGAAGCCCTAAAGAGGAGGGTCCTGTCCACCTTTGAGGAGTATTCAAAGCTCAATAACAAAGTTTCTCCCGAAACCGTTCTGTCCATCATGAACATTGATGACCCTGACCAGTTGGCTGACATTATAACTGCCAACTTAATGCTGAAGGTGGAGCAAAAGCAGGAAATATTAAATGAGTTTAAAACCAAAATCAGGCTTCAGAAGCTTTTGGAAACTCTTGTCAGAGAAATTGAAATAATGCAGATTGAAAGAGAGATTAATATAAAGGTCAGAAAACAAATTGACAAGACTCAGAAAGAATACTATTTGAGGGAACAGCTAAAGGCCATACAGAGCGAATTGGGAGACAAGGACGGCGTGGTCGGCGAGGTAGAAGAGTACAAGAGAAAGCTTGCAGAAGGCAATTTTGGCGAGGAAGTTGAGAAAAAGGTGTTAAAGGAGCTGGATCGTCTCCTTAAGATGCCTCCGGGTTCTGCGGAAGGTTCAGTTATAAGGACGTACCTTGACTGGATATTTGATTTGCCGTGGAACAAGAAAACGGAAGAGATTATAGATTTGGACCGCGCTCAGCAGATTCTTGACGAGGACCACTATGGCCTGGAAAAGGTTAAGGAAAGAATAATTGAGTATCTTGCCATAAGAAAGCTTAAAAAAGATCTCAAAGGTCCGATTTTGTGCCTGGCCGGACCGCCGGGAGTAGGAAAAACCTCAATCGCAAAGTCTATTGCCCGCGCACTCAACAGAAACTATGTACGAATGTCTTTGGGCGGAGTTCGGGATGAAGCTGAAATAAGAGGTCACCGCAGAACTTATGTGGGAGCCATGCCCGGAAGAATTATTTCCGCTTTGAAACAGGCGGGTTCCAAAAATCCTCTTATTCTGCTTGATGAGATTGACAAAATGAGCAGTGATTTCAGAGGAGACCCTGCGGCGGCAATGCTTGAGGTATTGGACAGCGAGCAGAATTATGCTTTCAGGGACCATTATCTGGAACTTCCCTTTGATTTGTCCGATGTGTTGTTTATAACTACGGCAAACAACCTTGACACGGTTCCGAGGCCTCTTTTGGACAGAATGGAAGTAATATCTTTGTCCAGCTATACTGAAGAGGAAAAGGTCCAGATAGCAATGAAATATCTTTTCCCGAAACAGATTGAGGCTCACGGCTTTAAGAAAAGCAATCTGAAAATAGACGAACCGGCTGTGAGAGAAATAATAAACTGCTATACAAGGGAAGCCGGAGTGAGGGAGCTTGAAAGACAGATAGCCGGCGTTTGCAGAAAAGTTGCCAGAAAGCTGGTATCCTCAAATCAGAAGACGGTCAAAATTACTGCAGCCTCTATAGAAAAGTATTTGGGAACGAAAAAATACAGATATGACATGGCAAATGAAAAGGATGAAGTGGGTGTTGCCACAGGTCTTGCATGGACGCCTGTGGGCGGAGATACGTTGTCCATTGAGGTAACACTTATGGAAGGAAAGGGCAGCCTCGAGCTTACAGGACAGCTGGGAGACGTCATGAAAGAATCTGCCCGGGCTGCAATGAGTTATATTCGTTCAAGAGCGGAATATTACGGAATAGACAAGGATTTTTACAACAAGTATGATATTCACATACATGTACCGGAGGGAGCCATTCCAAAGGACGGTCCTTCAGCCGGTATAACCCTTGCAACCGCAATGGTGTCTGCATTAACCGGAAAGCCGGTAAGAAAAAATGTGGCTATGACCGGGGAGATAACCTTAAGAGGCAGGGTTCTTCCGATAGGCGGAGTCAAGGAAAAAGTGCTTGCCGCCCATAGAGCCGGAATAGATACAATTATAATTCCTGTGGAAAACAAGAAAGACCTTGAAGAGATACCTGAAAATGTAAGAAAGACAATAAAATTTGTTCTGGCAGACAATATGGAAACGGTGCTCAATACTGCATTGGTGAAAACCAAACCGAAGGGCAGGCAAAAGAGCGTTTCCGGTGAAGAAAAAACTGTTGTGCCGGAAGTTCCTCCGCAGTTGGAAGAATTGGATCACGGAACCGCAACAATTGAACAGTAATACAGGATGTCAATATATAAAGAATGTTGATATTTATAATAAACAATTCAAATATAAATGCAAGTTATATAATTGCTGTCAGATAAATATGTAAATCATACAAAACCAATGTAAAATATACAAGAACAGCTGTTTTACAAAACGTAAGACGGCTGTTTTTTTATGTGAATTCATTAATGTAAACAAAATGTAAAGGATAGTTTTCATATTGAATTTGTATAATTAAACAATTGCAGATTTAAGTATCTAATGGTAGAATTAGAACTATAGTAAAAAAATTGAAACAGCGGGTTACCATAATGAGGGCATGGAATGAGAAGTATTATACGCGCCTTTTTAAAGTATAAGGAATATGTATTGCTTGCAATAATAGCTGTTGCTGCCGGTTTAGTATTTGGAATTGCATATTTTTTGAAGGAACAATTCAGTGCCGTAATGACTGTTGAGAGTTTTTTGGCATGGCACAATATACTTGAATTTACAAGTGTACTGATCTCCTTTACTGTTTTTGCGGTCTCTTATTATACTTACGAACAAACCGGAAATTTGCGATCCGTTTTTTTGGGCAGTGTTTTTCTTGCAGTAGGTATGGTGGATGCTTTTCATACACTGTCATATAAGGGCATGCCCGCATTTCTGATTGAAAACAACAGTTCCAACAGAGCTACAATCTTCTGGATTATTGCAAGATTGTTTACAGCTCTTGGCTTTTTCATATCAAGTTTGATACCGGCTAGTGTCAAGATTCGGACAAAGCGGATAATATTTGTAGCCGTTCCCCTGATTACAAGCATTTCCGCTTTGTATCTGGCCACTTATCATCCTGAACTGTTTCCGCCGATGCATATTGAGGGAAAAGGTCTTACTTTTTTTAAAATCTATTCCGAACACCTGATTATTATATTGTTTGCCCTGTCTGTTTTAATGTTTATCCGTGAGTATAACAAAACAAAAAACAAAATGGTACTTCTTCTTTGTGTTTCTCTTGAGATAACTATTTTCAGTGAAGCTGCGTTTGTCCTGTATTTCAGTGTTTATGACATATATAATTATCTTGGTCACGTGTACAAATTTATAGCATTCTTCATTATTTTCAGGGCTATTTTTATTAACGATATACAAGAGCCGTATCGAAAGCTTTCAAAGGCAAAAGAAAAACTGAGGAACCATGCCGAAAACCTGGACATGATGATCAGGGAAAGAACAAGAGAGCTTGAAAATCTCAATCAGAAACTCATGCAAGATTTGAAATATGCCCGGGACATACAAAAATCGGTTTTTAAGCTGCGCAATCAGGATTGGGAAAAAGTGCGGTTTGAAGTGAAAAACTATTCTTCTGAAATGGTAAGCGGTGATTTTTGCAATGTTTTTAAAATTGACAACGACAATATAGGGTTTTATATCGGAGATGTGTCCGGCCACGGTGTTCCGGCGGCAATGCTTACGATATTTTTGAATCAGACAGTGAAGACTTTGCTGGAGATGGAAACAAACGAACTTAACAAAATCAGTCCGGCAATGGTTTTGGAAAACATATACCGTTCTTTCAACTCAACAAACTTCGACGAAAATGTATATATTGTCATGATTTATGCGGTATACAACAGGCACACACAGGTTCTTACTTATTCCTCGGCAGGTCTTAATGTTTCGCCGATTCTTATAAAACCTTCAGGAGAAATTTTGGAAATAGAAATAAAAGGCTTTCCCATATGCAAATTTATTGAGTTTTATGACGGAGAATATCAAAATCATGCGTTAAAGCTTAATAAAGATGAGAAAATTTTGTTTTACACCGACGGGCTTATTGAAGCACAGAATACGGACAGGAACTTTTTTGGAGACATGAGACTGAAAGAAATTTTACAGGAAAATTATAATAAATCCGCTTCCGAACTGTCAAAGCTGATTTCCGACGGTATTTTTGGATTTACCGGGAAAAAAGAAATTAAAGATGATATAACGTTCCTTATCATGGAAGTAGTAGAATGATAAAGAATGTTAATCCTAATACTTCTGGTTTATGTAGCTGTCCACCAGGGAATTTCTTACTTCGTTTATGAAGACATTTTCTTTCATAAGCATGTTTAAAATAGCTTCACTTTTTGAGTGAAGAATAATGTTGTCATAGTCCAAAAGCACAATTTCAAACAACTTTTTTCTGAGATTTTTTGACTTTACCTTTACAAAATATGCTTCTATTCCTTTAAAGTCCAAAAGTCTAAGAAGTTTTGCCGTAACTTCGTCCTTTTTTGAATAGTAATAATTAGACTGTTCAAGAAAATCACTTCTCGCCTCATGATTGCGACTTAGGTCATGAGCCTTTTTTTGGTAATATTTTGCCAGAACATTGTAGTATTGATAATTGTATATTGCTTTTTTTACATTGTCAATTTTTTGAAATGGTTTTATATCGAGGGAATTTATGCACCTGTAGTTTGCTTCGATAAATTCCTCTTTTGTCAGGTCCCCTTTGGCATACTGCTCGATAAGGCTTTCTCTGTTTTTCAGAAATTGCTCAAATTTATTCGGTACAATCTTCTTTGACGGCATCCTTATCCAACCTGTCCATATTATAATGTGTTAAATTTATTGTTGTTTATATATTAAAATATAAAAGATAAAAAGTAAAGGACTACTGTTTTTAAGTGGAGCTTATCTTCCTGTGAGCTTGACAGGAAACTTGGGAAAAATTGCATCGGCAAAAGTTGCAGGCTGTTTTAAACAGAGTATCCGTTCCAAAGTTTCAGGTTTGAAGGTCCGGAAGCATTAATTTGAATCTGCGAAAGAGAAGCATACCGATTTGCAACGAAAACGAAGAGTTAATGAAACCCAAAAAGACGTTATAGATAATCTCCGGTAATTTTGCAAAAAATACGGAATCAGGAGATTATCTATGAAAATAGTCGTTTATTGTTTCCACCGCATTATACTCAATTATTTTTTCTCCGTGTTCATTCAGGTAGCCTTCGTAAAAGCTGACGTTGCTGACCTTGGTTCCGAACTCGCTTAAAATAGGCTCAAACGACCTTAAATTTGCCACTGACCATGAATTTTTGGTAAGAACCAGGTAATAAACTCCTTTAAGTCTGTACAGAGTGCTTTCGCCTGAGTAAATGTCCCTGAGCTTCTGGCATACAGAGCACAAGTCTTCAAAATTATTGAAGAAATATATGACTATAGAAGAGGAGACCCTGGAATTTCTCTTTCTTACCCGAAGATCGGACTTTCTGAATCTGTTTTTTATATATTTGTGAATAGATTCGAATTCACCGTCTTCATCCAGTTTTGTAATTATAATAACAAAACCTTCTTCAGGATCAGGGATAGCCTCAACACATATCTGGGAATCGGAAGCATCAAAACCGAACTGGATTTCCGCCTGTTCCATCATGTCCCAGAACAATTCCTGTGCCGCCGGAGTATTGTAATTTAGTGTGTCAAGGTCTATGTTTCTTTCCAGCAAGTCGTCAATGGAAATTGTGACTTTGATTTTATTTTCGTTTATTTTTTCAATTTTCATAAGTATCACCAGATTTCTTTGTAAAAATTATATGCCTATATATATATTATACTTCTAATAAATGAAAAAGAGAAGTATAAAAAAATTAACAACATATAAAAACTTTAATTAGAAATCTATATCAATTTTACTGATTAAAAAAGGTATTAACAGAAAATATTATATGTCCGTAGATAAAAATACAAAGCGAAAAAATCCTTCTTGAGGATGAAAAAATAAGCTGTTTTGCAAACGTTATTTGTTCAAATAATAAATATGATTAATAATAAATATCATTTTACTTGTACTTTAGTATATCCTGTGTAAAAAAATAAGTATTATCCTATGCCCAAAAATAGTTTATGGGCAAAGTTCAAGAATTTAACCGGGGAGATGAAAATATGGGAAACTTTATAGACAGAACAGAAGAAAAGGAAGCTGGCAGTACACTGCCGGAAATTGTATATAATCAGGAAAAGGACTTTTACAGAGCTATTGGCGGCGAATTGAGAATGAAAGCAGAAGGTTTGTTCAAAAAAGCAAAGGAAAAGGGAATATCGATTGAAGATGTTTCCATTAACATTTTAAAAGAAAATCGTGCCGAATTTCCCGGCCTTGGAGAAGTGGAGCTTCCGACATTTATTGTTAAGATTCGGGGGAGGGATATGTCAACCGGGCAAATTATTGTTGACGGAAAACAGATTGATTATTACAACAGATACCAAAAATATATTGCAAAAAAAATAGAGGAAAAGAATATGGTTGGAAACGATGAAGCAAAGGACAGCCAAAAAAACAGGGTAAAAGAAAATCCGGAATTTTACCTTACCGACTGGGAGAAATTCCAAATTGGAAAGGATATCATTGAGGACAAGGAATTTGGGCTGGAAAAGACCATAACCGGCGCATGTGACAGAATAATAAGAAAACTTATGGGGGAAAATGACTGGCTGTCTCCACAGGAAGCAAGACTTTTGGATGAGGAGTTTAATTCTGTCCAGAGCAGCATGCAAAAAAGTCAGGAGAAAAAACAGAAGGAGTTGATCCGGAAAAAGAAAGCAACCCCAAGACAAATTAATTATTTTAAACAGAGAATAAAGAATATGGGTATGAATCCTGACGATCCGAAGATGCTTTCAAAAATTTTTGACCGGGTGGGGATTGAGCCGGCTGATATCAGTGAATTAAGTATAGCCGACATGAGCAAAATTATAGAGAGTTTGAATGACATCGCGCCTAAAATCAGGGAAGGAAACGAGAATATGTCTGAAATCAGGGAACAGTAAAAATTACTATTTAAAATCTGTATTCAAGTATAGTATAATTAGCAAAAACAAAATATATAAAAAAGTATATAAGAATTAATGGATTTGTAATAAGAAATTAATCAAAAAAATTCATATTTTGTTGAAATAGGACAGTATGTATGATTATAATATTTATATGCTTAAGTTTATATTTTGAGTCAAATTGGGATGTTCTGCTTAATATCAAATTTTATTTTATTTTTATTAAAACAGATTTAAAAAAGTTTTGTTTGTTATGGGGTGGATATGGTAAAAATTGTTTTGGCGTCCGGATCACCTAGAAGATCCGAGCTTTTAAAACAGATAGGTCTTGACTTTGAAATTGTTCTGTCGGACATAGATGAAAGCAATGAAGAAAATCTTAAAGCCAACGAACTGGTACAGCATCTTGCGTATAAAAAGGCTTATGATGTTGCCAAAAAAGTGGCAAACAGAGAGAACGGAAAGGAAAGATACCTGGTTGTTGGGGCGGACACCGTGGTTGTCAAAGACAGAATAATGGGAAAGCCCAAAGACAGGGATGATGCCGTAAGGATGCTAAAGCATCTTAGCGGAAGCTGGCATGAAGTAATGACGGGTATAGCATTGATTGACACGAAAGATTTCAGAAGCGTCACAAGTGTGGAAATTACAAAAGTTAAGATGAAGGAACTTACGGACGATACAATTTTGGCATATGTGGACACAAAAGAACCCATGGACAAGGCCGGGGCTTATGGTATCCAGGAAAAAGGGGCCATACTGGTCGAGCGAATTGAGGGATGTTATTTCAACGTGGTGGGATTGCCGCTTGGAAGGCTTTCCGATTTGCTTAAAGATTTTGGAGTTTCTGTACTTAAAAAAATTTAGGTTATAACAGTACTTATGAGCGTATTGATGTCTTATTACAAAAGATAAAATTGGAAGTGTTTAGGAGGAGAAAAATAATGGGCTTTTTTACAAGAGATATTGGAATTGACTTGGGAACAGCAAATACGTTGGTTCATGTTAAAGGTAAAGGAATTGTAGTAAGAGAACCGTCAGTCGTTGCAATAAATAAAAAGAACGGAGAAATACTTGCGGTGGGCGATGCCGCAAAGGAAATGATAGGAAGAACACCGGGAAACATAGTGGCAATACGGCCTATGAAGGATGGAGTTATTGCAGACTTTGAGGTTACTCAAAGCATGCTGAAGTATTTTATAAAAAAGGCCATGTCAAAAGGAGTTTTTGGAAAACCCAGAGTTGTCATCTGTGTTCCGTCGGGTGTTACGGAAGTTGAAAAGAGAGCGGTTGAAGAAGCTACCCTTCAGGCGGGAGCAAAAGAGGCTTATCTTATTGAGGAACCTATGGCGGCGGCAATAGGAGCCAACCTTCCTGTTGAAGAGCCATCGGGAAGCATGGTTGTTGATATCGGAGGTGGAACCAGCGAGGTTGCGGTTATTTCCCTGGGAGGGATTGTTACAAGCAAGTCCCTGAGAATTGCCGGAGATGAGCTGGATGATGCTATTGTGCACTACATTAAAAAAGAATATAATTTAATGGTGGGAGAAAGAACCGCTGAGGAAATCAAAATGAGTATTGGTTCTGCGTATCCCAGGGCGAAAGAAGAATCGATGGAAATAAGAGGAAGGGACCTTATTACCGGGCTTCCCAAGAATATAATTATTACGTCGTCTGAGGTTATGGAAGCCATAAAAGAGCCAATAAACGCCATAGTGGAAGCCATTAAATTTACTTTGGAAAAGACGCCTCCGGAGCTTGCGGCGGACATAATGGACCGGGGAATAATGCTCACCGGCGGAGGTGCTTTGCTGAGCGGACTGGACAGACTTATCCGTGAAGAGACGGGAATGCCCGTAAACGTGGCTGAAAATCCTTTGGACTGTGTGGCAGTAGGTTCCGGAAAGGTGCTGGAGGACATAGAAACATTAAGAAAGGTGCTGATTTCTCCTAGAAAACCTAGATAGAAGGGAGATAATTTCTTTGCGTTTTGTTAAAAACAAGCATTTTATATTGCTGACGGTAACGGTGGCAATTTTGATTATAATAGGGCTTTCTGCGAGAAAAAACAGCAAAATAAATACTGTCAGCAATGTTGTTACCGTTGCGTTAAGTCCCTTTCAGGAGTTTATTAATTATCTGGGAGACAGGGTAGAGGGGGCCGCTAAATATTTTCAGGATATTGAGGCGTTAAGTCAGGAAAATGAAGCGTTGAAGGTACGGATTAGCGAGCTGGAAAAAGAAGTAAAAGAGCTTTCCGACTACAGGGAAAAGAACAAAGAGCTTAAAGAGGCGTTAAATATAAAGGACCAATTCAGTGATGTGGAATTTCTTGGTGCGAATATTATTGCCAAGGATATGGGGAACTGGTTCCATACTTTTACAATAGACCGGGGAATAGCCGATGGTGTTACCGTTGATTCGGCCGTAATAACAAAAGACGGACTTGTGGGAAGAGTGATAAGCACCGATCTTTTTACTTCCAAGGTAATTACGATTATTGACGAAGACAGTACGGTAAGTGCAAGAGTGTCCAAAACAAGGGATTTGGTTTTTGTCAAAGGTGATTTGCAGCTTAAAAATCAGGGATTGTGCAGACTGGACAATATTTTTCCCGACATGGATATAGCGGTGGGAGATACGATAGAGACTTCAGGATTGGGAGGCATATATCCAAAAGGTATTATTATAGGCAAAGTCAAGGAAGTCAGACGTAAAACCAATGATCTCAACAGGTATGCAATTATTGAGCCTGCCGTTGATTTTAAACGGCTTGAAGAAGTGTTTGTGCTGGAAAGCAAAAATAATAAAGATAATTATGAAAAAGTAGGCGAAGACAACAAATGAGAGCAAAACCGGTTAGGGTTAAAATAATTTCGTATGCTGCTCTTATATTTATTATAGCGCTAATTCAGTCGACGGTTTTAGAAAGCATCAGCATATTCAATATCAAACCGAATCTGTTGTTGATATTCATTATTTCCGTGGCACTTTTAGGAAGCAATATCGAGGGTGCCGTGACAGGTTTTTTGTGCGGATTGACTCAGGATATGCTTTCAGGAAGGGTTATTGGCTTTTATGCTTTGCTGGGGCTTTATCTCGGCCTTGGAATTGCTTTGATAAATAAAAGATTATACAAAGAAAATGTGTTGGTGGCAATTTTCACGACTTTTGTTTCTTCGATAATATATGAATTTGCCGTTTATTTTTTTGTAAATGTGTTTAAAGGCTCTTTAGAGCTGATTTTTCCTTTTAGATATATAATTTTGCCTGAGGCGGTTTACAATAGTGCGGTGTCAATTGTCATATTTTTAATAGTTTTAAAGATAAATCACTGGTCTGAGGAATTGGAGCGGCTTTCGAGACGTTATTAATGCTTTCAATCAAAGTTTGTTGCCTGACTCTTCAAAATAGCGATCAAAATAACGAACAGAGGAAGTGAATGGGGGTCTCCCCGACGTCGAGTGGTTGAACGGAGGGTGAAAATATGGGTGAGAAGAAGCCGGTGGACAAGATAAGCGAAAGATACAGGATTATGGTAATCAGTTTTACTTTGATTTTTGCCGTGATTGTAGCTCAATTGGTAAATCTTCAGATTATTAACGGAGAATACTATGATGAACAATCCCAGACCAAACTTTTGGCAGAAAGGGATATTATTGCTCCAAGAGGAAAAATTGTCGACAGGAACGGAGTACCCATCGCTGTCAATAGAATGGGATATGCCGTAAAAATTGCAAAAACCGGCATGACGGAAAAAGAAAAAAATGAAATGATACTTAAACTTATAAATATATTTGAAAAAAACGGCGACTCCTATGAAAAGAATTTGAGCAACTATCTTACGTTCAATCCCATAGCTTTTGGTCCGAAAAACCAGTCTGAAGACGCACTTCAAAGATGGAAAAAAGACATGGTTGTCAAGGCTGATGATATGAAACTTTTAGAAACTCCGGAGGATGTTTTTAAGTATTTCAGGAAGAAATTTTACATTGATGACACATATACTGACGAGGAAGCATACAAGATAATGACCATAAAATATGATATGCTTATAAAGGGATATACTGCAACAAATCCTTTGCTTGTTGCCAAGGATGTTAAAGTGGAAACCGTTGCCCAGATAGAGGAAAGGAGTCATGAATTTCCCGGAGTCATTATTGACGTAATTCCCCAGAGAAAATATGTGGATGCAAGCTCTGTGGCTCATGTGTTGGGGCATATAGGGGTTATCAGCGAAGAGGAATATAAGACCTACAAGGACAATGGCTACACCATGAATGATATGATTGGAAAGGGTGGAATTGAGAAGACTCAGGAAAGTCAGCTTAGAGGTATAAACGGAAAAAAGAGGGTTGAAGTTGACACCAACGGCAGGCTTACGGCGGAACTGAGCAGTGAACCTGCTATACCCGGTAATGACGTTGTTCTTACAATTGATATGAGACTTCAGA comes from Acetivibrio thermocellus ATCC 27405 and encodes:
- a CDS encoding Maf family protein, with the translated sequence MVKIVLASGSPRRSELLKQIGLDFEIVLSDIDESNEENLKANELVQHLAYKKAYDVAKKVANRENGKERYLVVGADTVVVKDRIMGKPKDRDDAVRMLKHLSGSWHEVMTGIALIDTKDFRSVTSVEITKVKMKELTDDTILAYVDTKEPMDKAGAYGIQEKGAILVERIEGCYFNVVGLPLGRLSDLLKDFGVSVLKKI
- a CDS encoding rod shape-determining protein; this translates as MGFFTRDIGIDLGTANTLVHVKGKGIVVREPSVVAINKKNGEILAVGDAAKEMIGRTPGNIVAIRPMKDGVIADFEVTQSMLKYFIKKAMSKGVFGKPRVVICVPSGVTEVEKRAVEEATLQAGAKEAYLIEEPMAAAIGANLPVEEPSGSMVVDIGGGTSEVAVISLGGIVTSKSLRIAGDELDDAIVHYIKKEYNLMVGERTAEEIKMSIGSAYPRAKEESMEIRGRDLITGLPKNIIITSSEVMEAIKEPINAIVEAIKFTLEKTPPELAADIMDRGIMLTGGGALLSGLDRLIREETGMPVNVAENPLDCVAVGSGKVLEDIETLRKVLISPRKPR
- the mreC gene encoding rod shape-determining protein MreC, with the translated sequence MRFVKNKHFILLTVTVAILIIIGLSARKNSKINTVSNVVTVALSPFQEFINYLGDRVEGAAKYFQDIEALSQENEALKVRISELEKEVKELSDYREKNKELKEALNIKDQFSDVEFLGANIIAKDMGNWFHTFTIDRGIADGVTVDSAVITKDGLVGRVISTDLFTSKVITIIDEDSTVSARVSKTRDLVFVKGDLQLKNQGLCRLDNIFPDMDIAVGDTIETSGLGGIYPKGIIIGKVKEVRRKTNDLNRYAIIEPAVDFKRLEEVFVLESKNNKDNYEKVGEDNK
- the mreD gene encoding rod shape-determining protein MreD; this encodes MRAKPVRVKIISYAALIFIIALIQSTVLESISIFNIKPNLLLIFIISVALLGSNIEGAVTGFLCGLTQDMLSGRVIGFYALLGLYLGLGIALINKRLYKENVLVAIFTTFVSSIIYEFAVYFFVNVFKGSLELIFPFRYIILPEAVYNSAVSIVIFLIVLKINHWSEELERLSRRY